From the Myripristis murdjan chromosome 14, fMyrMur1.1, whole genome shotgun sequence genome, one window contains:
- the rnf43 gene encoding E3 ubiquitin-protein ligase RNF43: protein MALDKGAQAVIFDVTDDANAAAELRETDSLPRPVVLVEAEDAGELMGLVNKNEEARVRIEIMVEQPKWPHYDVGILLTIVLAILTIVLIFAFRYKCKSNRTWDSVHQQTMRAISRLETKTYSSQGCSGSQRHRGAWGSASSSNSSPVCAICLEEFQDGQDLRIISCAHEFHKDCVDPWLLQHRTCPLCMHNIMGAERQPQRNRLQPTPEHSQGFLHPQPYSSPHNHPFPQHAIPFSMRPHYPRGPSGPYPSLGHYSGSSPMDTQTLRVLTSRPLGPGCGYHLPAEGPGRPHRIGGNCRTSTHHYTPRRSCHNYRSSCPAQRSASSSRLHHAASSAPHTRGATAHSRQDEGNCSGGSYRTERSGYLADGPASDSSSGPCHGSSSDSVLNCTDVSVQGVYGSWSTFRSSLSSDYDPFVYYGPGPGCAPRRSSLEAGAQVRPRSLDSVVNKAGCPEEQPQTVFSHIHYHRHRHHHYEEGEHSQGPGRGSDEEQGASAAAGPAAPALDKDSPTCPLKHSPCQCPKADLTDRPSPGTEAQDRDPSGPPGPPVLVSPVPLQLQPPCCHQGHGHSHRRSGRLGGCMLDGPSVRFHQSLDLQDDCSIHIHYGQGPGFCCPPPELAPTLLPVPLILDSGGMEDWPCCGGAHVVWQKRVQQAHSEPQLLGPGISMDRPACRFHHGPATDRSTDICLYCQTLHHNQGSEEESGV, encoded by the exons ATGGCACTGGATAAAGGAGCTCAGGCTGTCATCTTTGATGTCACCGATGATGCCAATGCTGCCGCTGAG ctgcgtGAAACAGACTCCCTTCCCCGTCCTGTGGTGCTGGTGGAGGCGGAGGATGCTGGGGAGCTGATGGGTCTGGTTAACAAGAACGAGGAGGCCAGAGTTCGCATTGAGATCATGGTGGAGCAGCCCAAATGG CCACATTATGATGTGGGAATCCTGCTCACCATCGTCCTGGCGATTCTGACCATCGTCCTGATCTTTGCTTTCCGCTACAAGTGCAAGTCCAACAGAACCTGG GACTCCGTCCATCAGCAGACCATGCGAGCCATCAGTCGTCTGGAGACCAAAACCTACAGCTCCCAGGGGTGCTCGGGCTCACAGCGACACCGAGGAGCCTGGGGATCTGCCAGCAGCTCCAACTCCAGTCCCGTCTGTGCCATCTGCCTGGAGGAGTTCCAGGACGGACAG GACCTGAGGATCATCTCTTGTGCTCATGAGTTCCATAAAGACTGTGTCGACCCGTGGCTGCTGCAGCACCGCACCTGTCCCCTCTGCATGCACAACATCATGG GTGCAGAGCGGCAGCCCCAGAGAAACAGACTCCAGCCGACACCAGAGCACAGCCAGGGCTTCCTGCACCCTCAGCCTTACAGCAGCCCACATAACCATCCCTTCCCCCAGCACGCCATCCCCTTCTCTATGAGGCCCCACTACCCCCGTGGCCCCTCCGGGCCCTATCCCTCTCTCGGCCACTACAGTGGCTCCTCTCCCATGGACACCCAAACTCTACGTGTCCTTACCAGCAGGCCCCTTGGCCCTGGCTGTGGATACCACCTCCCTGCAGAGGGCCCCGGGAGGCCCCACAGGATAGGAGGCAACTGCAGGACGTCCACCCATCACTACACCCCCCGTCGCTCGTGCCACAATTATCGCTCGTCCTGTCCAGCCCAGCGCAGCGCCTCCAGCTCCAGACTGCACCACGCAGCCTCCTCCGCCCCACACACCCGAGGAGCAACAGCCCACAGCCGGCAGGACGAGGGCAACTGCTCTGGTGGCAGCTACCGCACAGAGCGCAGTGGCTACTTGGCTGACGGACCAGCTAGTGACTCCAGCTCGGGGCCTTGCCACGGCTCCTCCAGCGACTCGGTGCTCAACTGCACCGATGTGTCCGTGCAAGGAGTCTACGGCAGCTGGTCCACCTTCCGTAGCTCTCTGAGTAGTGACTACGATCCCTTTGTGTACTATGGGCCAGGCCCTGGGTGCGCACCCCGCAGGAGCAGTCTGGAGGCCGGAGCCCAGGTCCGGCCTAGGTCTCTGGATTCTGTGGTGAACAAAGCGGGCTGCCCTGAGGAACAGCCGCAGACTGTGTTCAGCCACATCCACTACCATCGCCACAGACACCACCACTACGAGGAGGGGGAGCATAGCCAGGGCCCGGGCAGGGGCTCGGATGAGGAGCAGGGGGCCAGTGCTGCAGCAGGACCTGCTGCCCCGGCTCTGGACAAAGACTCACCCACATGCCCTCTCAAGCATAGCCCCTGCCAGTGCCCTAAGGCAGACCTCACAGACAGGCCCAGCCCTGGGACGGAGGCTCAGGACCGTGACCCCAGCGGACCCCCAGGACCCCCTGTCTTGGTGTCCCCGGTCCCCTTACAGCTTCAGCCTCCCTGCTGCCACCAGGGCCATGGACATAGCCACAGGAGGAGCGGGCGGCTGGGTGGCTGCATGCTCGATGGCCCATCCGTCCGCTTCCATCAGAGCCTGGACCTGCAGGACGACTGTAGCATTCACATCCACTACGGCCAGGGCCCAGGCTTCTGCTGCCCCCCTCCGGAACTGGCCCCCACCTTGTTGCCTGTGCCCCTCATCCTGGACTCTGGGGGCATGGAGGACTGGCCTTGCTGTGGGGGGGCCCACGTGGTGTGGCAAAAACGGGTGCAGCAGGCCCATTCAGAGCCTCAGCTCCTGGGGCCCGGGATATCTATGGACAGGCCAGCCTGCAGGTTCCACCATGGCCCCGCCACTGACCGCAGCACAGACATTTGTTTATACTGCCAAACATTACACCACAATCAGG GATCAGAAGAGGAGTCTGGTGTGTGA